A single window of Cygnus olor isolate bCygOlo1 chromosome 10, bCygOlo1.pri.v2, whole genome shotgun sequence DNA harbors:
- the UBA3 gene encoding NEDD8-activating enzyme E1 catalytic subunit isoform X1 — MAAVLVRGALSPSPCAPPSRSIPPPPSPVSRSGGAAPVEAAPWPRPGGARGSVGRRGKYGGWEKKRRRLEELLADGMAVDGGCGDSGDWEGRWNHVKKFLERSGPFTHPDFEPGTQALEFLLSTCKVLVIGAGGLGCELLKNLALSGFRQIHVIDMDTIDVSNLNRQFLFRPKDVGRPKAEVAAEFLNSRIPNCAVVPYFKKIQDMDESFYRQFHIIVCGLDSIIARRWINGMLMSFLRYEDGVLDPSSIIPLIDGGTEGFKGNARVIIPGMTACVECTLELYPPQVNFPMCTIASMPRLPEHCIEYVRILQWPKEQPFGEGVALDGDDPEHIQWIYQKSLERASQFNIKGVTYRLTQGVVKRIIPAVASTNAVIAAVCATEVFKIATSAYIPLNNYLVFNDVDGLYTYTFEAERKENCPACSQLPQNIEISPSAKLQEILDYLTNNASLQMKSPAITATMYGGNKTLYLQTVASIEERTRPNLSKTLKELGLVDGQELAVADVTTPQTMLFKLHFIT; from the exons ATGGCGGCGGTGCTGGTGCGGGGGGCGCTGTCCCCGTCTCCCTGCGCCCCGCCGAGCCGCTCtatcccgcccccccccagccccgtgtcccGCTCTGGCGGAGCGGCGCCCGTAGAGGCGGCGCCATGGccgcggcccggcggggcgcggggcagtgtgggaaggagagggaaataTGGCGGATG ggagaagaaaagaaggaggcTAGAGGAGCTGCTGGCCGATGG AATGGCTGTTGATGGTGGGTGTGGGGACTCTGGAGACTGGGAAGGTCGCTGGAACCATGTAAAGAAGTTCCTCGAGCGATCTGGACCATTCACACATCCTGATTTCGAGCCAGGCACTCAA GCTCTTGAATTTTTGTTAAGCACATGTAAAGTACTAGTTATTGGAGCAGGAGGATTAGGATGCGAACTCCTGAAAAACCTG GCACTGTCTGGTTTCAGACAGATCCATGTTATTGACATGGACACTATAGATGTTTCTAATCTTAACCGACAGTTTCTGTTTCG accaaAGGATGTTGGGCGACCAAAAGCAGAAGTTGCAGCAGAATTCCTGAACAGTCGCATCCCCAACTGTGCTGTTGTACC atattttaaaaagattcaaGACATGGATGAAAGCTTTTATCGAC AGTTTCATATTATTGTTTGTGGGCTGGACTCTATAATTGCAAGAAGATGGATAAATGGCATGCTG ATGTCATTTTTACGTTATGAAGATGGTGTACTGGATCCAAGTTCCATCATACCTTTAATAGATGGAGGGACAGAAGGTTTCAAAGGAAATGCTCGTGTGATTATTCCTGGTATGACGGCATGTGTTGAATGCACACTTGAACTTTATCCACCACAG GTCAATTTCCCCATGTGTACTATTGCATCTATGCCCAGACTACCAGAGCATTGTATCGAGTATGTCAGGATATTGCAGTGGCCGAAGGAGCAACCTTTTGGAG AAGGTGTTGCTTTGGATGGAGATGACCCTGAACATATACAGTGGATTTACCAGAAGTCTTTAGAAAGAGCATCACAATTTAACATTAAAGGTGTTACATACAGACTCACCCAAG gagTTGTTAAACGAATTATTCCAGCAGTAGCTTCTACAAATGCAGTAATTGCAG CTGTTTGTGCcactgaagtttttaaaatagcCACAAG TGCATACATTCCTCTTAACAATTACTTGGTGTTCAATGATGTGGATGGGTTATACACGTACACATTTGAAGCTGAAAGAAAG GAGAACTGTCCGGCCTGCAGCCAGCTTCCCCAAAACATAGAGATTTCTCCATCAGCGAAATTACAGGAGATCTTGGATTACTTGACAAATAATGCTTCATT GCAAATGAAATCTCCTGCGATAACAGCAACCATGTATGGGGGgaataaaacactttatttaCAG ACGGTAGCTTCAATTGAAGAACGAACAAGGCCAAATCTTTCCAAAACACTAAAAG
- the UBA3 gene encoding NEDD8-activating enzyme E1 catalytic subunit isoform X4, which yields MADGEEPMAVDGGCGDSGDWEGRWNHVKKFLERSGPFTHPDFEPGTQALEFLLSTCKVLVIGAGGLGCELLKNLALSGFRQIHVIDMDTIDVSNLNRQFLFRPKDVGRPKAEVAAEFLNSRIPNCAVVPYFKKIQDMDESFYRQFHIIVCGLDSIIARRWINGMLMSFLRYEDGVLDPSSIIPLIDGGTEGFKGNARVIIPGMTACVECTLELYPPQVNFPMCTIASMPRLPEHCIEYVRILQWPKEQPFGEGVALDGDDPEHIQWIYQKSLERASQFNIKGVTYRLTQGVVKRIIPAVASTNAVIAAVCATEVFKIATSAYIPLNNYLVFNDVDGLYTYTFEAERKENCPACSQLPQNIEISPSAKLQEILDYLTNNASLQMKSPAITATMYGGNKTLYLQTVASIEERTRPNLSKTLKELGLVDGQELAVADVTTPQTMLFKLHFIT from the exons aTGGCGGATGGTGAGGAACC AATGGCTGTTGATGGTGGGTGTGGGGACTCTGGAGACTGGGAAGGTCGCTGGAACCATGTAAAGAAGTTCCTCGAGCGATCTGGACCATTCACACATCCTGATTTCGAGCCAGGCACTCAA GCTCTTGAATTTTTGTTAAGCACATGTAAAGTACTAGTTATTGGAGCAGGAGGATTAGGATGCGAACTCCTGAAAAACCTG GCACTGTCTGGTTTCAGACAGATCCATGTTATTGACATGGACACTATAGATGTTTCTAATCTTAACCGACAGTTTCTGTTTCG accaaAGGATGTTGGGCGACCAAAAGCAGAAGTTGCAGCAGAATTCCTGAACAGTCGCATCCCCAACTGTGCTGTTGTACC atattttaaaaagattcaaGACATGGATGAAAGCTTTTATCGAC AGTTTCATATTATTGTTTGTGGGCTGGACTCTATAATTGCAAGAAGATGGATAAATGGCATGCTG ATGTCATTTTTACGTTATGAAGATGGTGTACTGGATCCAAGTTCCATCATACCTTTAATAGATGGAGGGACAGAAGGTTTCAAAGGAAATGCTCGTGTGATTATTCCTGGTATGACGGCATGTGTTGAATGCACACTTGAACTTTATCCACCACAG GTCAATTTCCCCATGTGTACTATTGCATCTATGCCCAGACTACCAGAGCATTGTATCGAGTATGTCAGGATATTGCAGTGGCCGAAGGAGCAACCTTTTGGAG AAGGTGTTGCTTTGGATGGAGATGACCCTGAACATATACAGTGGATTTACCAGAAGTCTTTAGAAAGAGCATCACAATTTAACATTAAAGGTGTTACATACAGACTCACCCAAG gagTTGTTAAACGAATTATTCCAGCAGTAGCTTCTACAAATGCAGTAATTGCAG CTGTTTGTGCcactgaagtttttaaaatagcCACAAG TGCATACATTCCTCTTAACAATTACTTGGTGTTCAATGATGTGGATGGGTTATACACGTACACATTTGAAGCTGAAAGAAAG GAGAACTGTCCGGCCTGCAGCCAGCTTCCCCAAAACATAGAGATTTCTCCATCAGCGAAATTACAGGAGATCTTGGATTACTTGACAAATAATGCTTCATT GCAAATGAAATCTCCTGCGATAACAGCAACCATGTATGGGGGgaataaaacactttatttaCAG ACGGTAGCTTCAATTGAAGAACGAACAAGGCCAAATCTTTCCAAAACACTAAAAG
- the UBA3 gene encoding NEDD8-activating enzyme E1 catalytic subunit isoform X5, whose amino-acid sequence MAVDGGCGDSGDWEGRWNHVKKFLERSGPFTHPDFEPGTQALEFLLSTCKVLVIGAGGLGCELLKNLALSGFRQIHVIDMDTIDVSNLNRQFLFRPKDVGRPKAEVAAEFLNSRIPNCAVVPYFKKIQDMDESFYRQFHIIVCGLDSIIARRWINGMLMSFLRYEDGVLDPSSIIPLIDGGTEGFKGNARVIIPGMTACVECTLELYPPQVNFPMCTIASMPRLPEHCIEYVRILQWPKEQPFGEGVALDGDDPEHIQWIYQKSLERASQFNIKGVTYRLTQGVVKRIIPAVASTNAVIAAVCATEVFKIATSAYIPLNNYLVFNDVDGLYTYTFEAERKENCPACSQLPQNIEISPSAKLQEILDYLTNNASLQMKSPAITATMYGGNKTLYLQTVASIEERTRPNLSKTLKELGLVDGQELAVADVTTPQTMLFKLHFIT is encoded by the exons ATGGCTGTTGATGGTGGGTGTGGGGACTCTGGAGACTGGGAAGGTCGCTGGAACCATGTAAAGAAGTTCCTCGAGCGATCTGGACCATTCACACATCCTGATTTCGAGCCAGGCACTCAA GCTCTTGAATTTTTGTTAAGCACATGTAAAGTACTAGTTATTGGAGCAGGAGGATTAGGATGCGAACTCCTGAAAAACCTG GCACTGTCTGGTTTCAGACAGATCCATGTTATTGACATGGACACTATAGATGTTTCTAATCTTAACCGACAGTTTCTGTTTCG accaaAGGATGTTGGGCGACCAAAAGCAGAAGTTGCAGCAGAATTCCTGAACAGTCGCATCCCCAACTGTGCTGTTGTACC atattttaaaaagattcaaGACATGGATGAAAGCTTTTATCGAC AGTTTCATATTATTGTTTGTGGGCTGGACTCTATAATTGCAAGAAGATGGATAAATGGCATGCTG ATGTCATTTTTACGTTATGAAGATGGTGTACTGGATCCAAGTTCCATCATACCTTTAATAGATGGAGGGACAGAAGGTTTCAAAGGAAATGCTCGTGTGATTATTCCTGGTATGACGGCATGTGTTGAATGCACACTTGAACTTTATCCACCACAG GTCAATTTCCCCATGTGTACTATTGCATCTATGCCCAGACTACCAGAGCATTGTATCGAGTATGTCAGGATATTGCAGTGGCCGAAGGAGCAACCTTTTGGAG AAGGTGTTGCTTTGGATGGAGATGACCCTGAACATATACAGTGGATTTACCAGAAGTCTTTAGAAAGAGCATCACAATTTAACATTAAAGGTGTTACATACAGACTCACCCAAG gagTTGTTAAACGAATTATTCCAGCAGTAGCTTCTACAAATGCAGTAATTGCAG CTGTTTGTGCcactgaagtttttaaaatagcCACAAG TGCATACATTCCTCTTAACAATTACTTGGTGTTCAATGATGTGGATGGGTTATACACGTACACATTTGAAGCTGAAAGAAAG GAGAACTGTCCGGCCTGCAGCCAGCTTCCCCAAAACATAGAGATTTCTCCATCAGCGAAATTACAGGAGATCTTGGATTACTTGACAAATAATGCTTCATT GCAAATGAAATCTCCTGCGATAACAGCAACCATGTATGGGGGgaataaaacactttatttaCAG ACGGTAGCTTCAATTGAAGAACGAACAAGGCCAAATCTTTCCAAAACACTAAAAG
- the UBA3 gene encoding NEDD8-activating enzyme E1 catalytic subunit isoform X2 gives METSNEPAQPPHTLLQDAAPSGEQQRLVQGEPWPNIMGEKKRRRLEELLADGMAVDGGCGDSGDWEGRWNHVKKFLERSGPFTHPDFEPGTQALEFLLSTCKVLVIGAGGLGCELLKNLALSGFRQIHVIDMDTIDVSNLNRQFLFRPKDVGRPKAEVAAEFLNSRIPNCAVVPYFKKIQDMDESFYRQFHIIVCGLDSIIARRWINGMLMSFLRYEDGVLDPSSIIPLIDGGTEGFKGNARVIIPGMTACVECTLELYPPQVNFPMCTIASMPRLPEHCIEYVRILQWPKEQPFGEGVALDGDDPEHIQWIYQKSLERASQFNIKGVTYRLTQGVVKRIIPAVASTNAVIAAVCATEVFKIATSAYIPLNNYLVFNDVDGLYTYTFEAERKENCPACSQLPQNIEISPSAKLQEILDYLTNNASLQMKSPAITATMYGGNKTLYLQTVASIEERTRPNLSKTLKELGLVDGQELAVADVTTPQTMLFKLHFIT, from the exons CACAACCACCCCACACGCTCCTTCAGGACGCGGCACCCAgcggggagcagcagcggcTGGTGCAGGGGGAGCCCTGGCCAAATATTATGGG ggagaagaaaagaaggaggcTAGAGGAGCTGCTGGCCGATGG AATGGCTGTTGATGGTGGGTGTGGGGACTCTGGAGACTGGGAAGGTCGCTGGAACCATGTAAAGAAGTTCCTCGAGCGATCTGGACCATTCACACATCCTGATTTCGAGCCAGGCACTCAA GCTCTTGAATTTTTGTTAAGCACATGTAAAGTACTAGTTATTGGAGCAGGAGGATTAGGATGCGAACTCCTGAAAAACCTG GCACTGTCTGGTTTCAGACAGATCCATGTTATTGACATGGACACTATAGATGTTTCTAATCTTAACCGACAGTTTCTGTTTCG accaaAGGATGTTGGGCGACCAAAAGCAGAAGTTGCAGCAGAATTCCTGAACAGTCGCATCCCCAACTGTGCTGTTGTACC atattttaaaaagattcaaGACATGGATGAAAGCTTTTATCGAC AGTTTCATATTATTGTTTGTGGGCTGGACTCTATAATTGCAAGAAGATGGATAAATGGCATGCTG ATGTCATTTTTACGTTATGAAGATGGTGTACTGGATCCAAGTTCCATCATACCTTTAATAGATGGAGGGACAGAAGGTTTCAAAGGAAATGCTCGTGTGATTATTCCTGGTATGACGGCATGTGTTGAATGCACACTTGAACTTTATCCACCACAG GTCAATTTCCCCATGTGTACTATTGCATCTATGCCCAGACTACCAGAGCATTGTATCGAGTATGTCAGGATATTGCAGTGGCCGAAGGAGCAACCTTTTGGAG AAGGTGTTGCTTTGGATGGAGATGACCCTGAACATATACAGTGGATTTACCAGAAGTCTTTAGAAAGAGCATCACAATTTAACATTAAAGGTGTTACATACAGACTCACCCAAG gagTTGTTAAACGAATTATTCCAGCAGTAGCTTCTACAAATGCAGTAATTGCAG CTGTTTGTGCcactgaagtttttaaaatagcCACAAG TGCATACATTCCTCTTAACAATTACTTGGTGTTCAATGATGTGGATGGGTTATACACGTACACATTTGAAGCTGAAAGAAAG GAGAACTGTCCGGCCTGCAGCCAGCTTCCCCAAAACATAGAGATTTCTCCATCAGCGAAATTACAGGAGATCTTGGATTACTTGACAAATAATGCTTCATT GCAAATGAAATCTCCTGCGATAACAGCAACCATGTATGGGGGgaataaaacactttatttaCAG ACGGTAGCTTCAATTGAAGAACGAACAAGGCCAAATCTTTCCAAAACACTAAAAG
- the UBA3 gene encoding NEDD8-activating enzyme E1 catalytic subunit isoform X3, whose product MADGEEPEKKRRRLEELLADGMAVDGGCGDSGDWEGRWNHVKKFLERSGPFTHPDFEPGTQALEFLLSTCKVLVIGAGGLGCELLKNLALSGFRQIHVIDMDTIDVSNLNRQFLFRPKDVGRPKAEVAAEFLNSRIPNCAVVPYFKKIQDMDESFYRQFHIIVCGLDSIIARRWINGMLMSFLRYEDGVLDPSSIIPLIDGGTEGFKGNARVIIPGMTACVECTLELYPPQVNFPMCTIASMPRLPEHCIEYVRILQWPKEQPFGEGVALDGDDPEHIQWIYQKSLERASQFNIKGVTYRLTQGVVKRIIPAVASTNAVIAAVCATEVFKIATSAYIPLNNYLVFNDVDGLYTYTFEAERKENCPACSQLPQNIEISPSAKLQEILDYLTNNASLQMKSPAITATMYGGNKTLYLQTVASIEERTRPNLSKTLKELGLVDGQELAVADVTTPQTMLFKLHFIT is encoded by the exons aTGGCGGATGGTGAGGAACC ggagaagaaaagaaggaggcTAGAGGAGCTGCTGGCCGATGG AATGGCTGTTGATGGTGGGTGTGGGGACTCTGGAGACTGGGAAGGTCGCTGGAACCATGTAAAGAAGTTCCTCGAGCGATCTGGACCATTCACACATCCTGATTTCGAGCCAGGCACTCAA GCTCTTGAATTTTTGTTAAGCACATGTAAAGTACTAGTTATTGGAGCAGGAGGATTAGGATGCGAACTCCTGAAAAACCTG GCACTGTCTGGTTTCAGACAGATCCATGTTATTGACATGGACACTATAGATGTTTCTAATCTTAACCGACAGTTTCTGTTTCG accaaAGGATGTTGGGCGACCAAAAGCAGAAGTTGCAGCAGAATTCCTGAACAGTCGCATCCCCAACTGTGCTGTTGTACC atattttaaaaagattcaaGACATGGATGAAAGCTTTTATCGAC AGTTTCATATTATTGTTTGTGGGCTGGACTCTATAATTGCAAGAAGATGGATAAATGGCATGCTG ATGTCATTTTTACGTTATGAAGATGGTGTACTGGATCCAAGTTCCATCATACCTTTAATAGATGGAGGGACAGAAGGTTTCAAAGGAAATGCTCGTGTGATTATTCCTGGTATGACGGCATGTGTTGAATGCACACTTGAACTTTATCCACCACAG GTCAATTTCCCCATGTGTACTATTGCATCTATGCCCAGACTACCAGAGCATTGTATCGAGTATGTCAGGATATTGCAGTGGCCGAAGGAGCAACCTTTTGGAG AAGGTGTTGCTTTGGATGGAGATGACCCTGAACATATACAGTGGATTTACCAGAAGTCTTTAGAAAGAGCATCACAATTTAACATTAAAGGTGTTACATACAGACTCACCCAAG gagTTGTTAAACGAATTATTCCAGCAGTAGCTTCTACAAATGCAGTAATTGCAG CTGTTTGTGCcactgaagtttttaaaatagcCACAAG TGCATACATTCCTCTTAACAATTACTTGGTGTTCAATGATGTGGATGGGTTATACACGTACACATTTGAAGCTGAAAGAAAG GAGAACTGTCCGGCCTGCAGCCAGCTTCCCCAAAACATAGAGATTTCTCCATCAGCGAAATTACAGGAGATCTTGGATTACTTGACAAATAATGCTTCATT GCAAATGAAATCTCCTGCGATAACAGCAACCATGTATGGGGGgaataaaacactttatttaCAG ACGGTAGCTTCAATTGAAGAACGAACAAGGCCAAATCTTTCCAAAACACTAAAAG